One window of Solwaraspora sp. WMMA2056 genomic DNA carries:
- a CDS encoding CoA-transferase gives MTGTPPTRAEVCVVACAEAWRGDGEILASPIGLVPTIGARLARATFSPELLLTDGEAALGVGTWPVGGSPAQTEGALPFRQIFELIWSGRRHVMMGPGQIDRYGNVNISAIGDFHRPKVALLGVRGAPGNTVSHPCSYWVPRHSRRTFVAQVDLVCGVGYDRAAAAGPSASRFHQLRRVVSDLGVFDFAGPDHRMRLVSTHPGVSVDQIREATGFDLLIGEDVPQTRQPTAQELTLIRTVIDPAGHRDTEVRR, from the coding sequence GTGACCGGCACCCCGCCGACGCGCGCCGAGGTGTGCGTCGTCGCCTGCGCCGAGGCATGGCGTGGCGACGGCGAGATCCTGGCCAGCCCGATCGGGCTGGTCCCGACGATCGGCGCCCGGCTGGCCCGGGCCACCTTCTCCCCGGAACTGCTGCTCACCGACGGCGAAGCCGCCCTCGGCGTCGGCACCTGGCCGGTCGGCGGATCCCCGGCGCAGACCGAGGGGGCGTTGCCGTTCCGGCAGATCTTCGAACTGATCTGGTCCGGCCGCCGGCACGTCATGATGGGGCCGGGCCAGATCGACCGGTACGGCAACGTGAACATCTCGGCGATCGGTGACTTCCACCGGCCGAAGGTGGCCCTGCTCGGAGTACGGGGCGCACCCGGCAACACGGTCAGCCACCCGTGCAGCTACTGGGTGCCCCGGCACAGCCGCCGGACCTTCGTCGCACAGGTCGACCTGGTCTGCGGCGTCGGCTACGACCGGGCGGCGGCGGCCGGGCCGTCCGCGTCGCGCTTCCACCAGCTGCGCCGGGTGGTGAGCGATCTCGGGGTCTTCGACTTCGCCGGTCCGGACCACCGGATGCGGCTGGTGTCGACACACCCCGGAGTCAGCGTCGACCAGATCCGCGAGGCGACCGGGTTCGACCTGCTGATCGGCGAGGACGTACCGCAGACCCGGCAGCCGACGGCGCAGGAGCTGACCCTCATCCGTACCGTCATCGACCCGGCCGGCCACCGCGACACGGAGGTACGGCGTTGA
- a CDS encoding CoA-transferase produces MTDKRMTAEQVVGELRSGMTIGIGGWGSRRKPMSLVRAILRSDLEDLTVVTYGGPDVGLLLAAGKVRRLVYGFVSLDSIPLEPHFRAARQAGAVEAVEYDEGMLYLGLYAAACRLPFLPTRVGLGSDLMRINPALRTVRSPYDDEELLAVPALRLDAALVHLHRADIHGNALCLGPDPYFDDLYCAAADRAYVSCEQIVPAAQLTPAASVLIRRHQVRGVVPATNGAHFTSCDPDYPRDERFQREYADAAGTDRWAAFRQRYLDTDEAGYQQAVAARGPQMEVIR; encoded by the coding sequence ATGACCGACAAACGGATGACCGCCGAGCAGGTCGTCGGCGAGCTGCGCTCCGGCATGACCATCGGCATCGGCGGCTGGGGTTCGCGCCGCAAGCCGATGTCCCTGGTCCGGGCGATTCTTCGGTCGGACCTCGAGGACCTGACCGTCGTCACCTACGGCGGCCCCGACGTCGGCCTGCTGCTCGCCGCCGGCAAGGTCCGTCGCCTGGTGTACGGCTTCGTCTCGCTCGACTCGATCCCGCTGGAGCCGCACTTCCGGGCCGCCCGCCAGGCAGGTGCCGTCGAGGCCGTCGAGTACGACGAGGGCATGCTCTACCTCGGCCTGTACGCCGCGGCCTGCCGCCTGCCGTTCCTGCCCACCCGGGTCGGACTCGGCTCCGACCTGATGCGCATCAACCCGGCCCTGCGGACCGTGCGGTCGCCCTACGACGACGAGGAACTGCTCGCCGTCCCGGCGCTGCGGCTCGACGCCGCCCTGGTCCACCTGCACCGGGCCGACATCCACGGCAACGCCCTCTGCCTGGGCCCCGACCCGTACTTCGACGACCTGTACTGCGCGGCCGCCGACCGCGCGTACGTCTCCTGCGAGCAGATCGTGCCGGCCGCGCAGCTCACCCCGGCCGCCTCGGTACTAATCCGCCGCCACCAGGTCCGCGGGGTGGTTCCGGCCACCAACGGTGCCCACTTCACCTCGTGCGACCCGGACTACCCCCGTGACGAGCGGTTCCAACGCGAGTACGCCGACGCGGCCGGCACCGACCGGTGGGCCGCGTTCCGCCAGCGCTACCTCGACACCGACGAGGCCGGCTACCAGCAGGCCGTCGCCGCCCGGGGCCCGCAGATGGAGGTGATCCGGTGA
- a CDS encoding GGDEF domain-containing phosphodiesterase: protein MAPGRHRQWLTALRSWMRVGADQPLLPVVRRAFLAFLLVCLVIIVAQWAAAPVVPAGRSWPVLIAVVVLAVLAVRLYRRERPTIGHDLLAAVAVGVVIWSVGALPAGGVLFVGTALRALYGGLPGALLSVLFTLTAMTTGVLAAGGSPADVQLAQYGPGLLLSSLALRLVLMAVRRYEAGTAARFEAVVRSSRDVIVLTDRDTTVSYLSPAAADVFGLPAGLPGDRLLSWIVAPDRPAADAWLTRLLAEPGAAATLQCRVPGPGADPPTTVEISGQNLLHDPNVRGLSFAVRDVTERVLLTERLRHQAYHDPLTGLANRALLRERVTTALGAGSDVALLLLDIDSFKVVNDALGHHAGDALLVEVARLLTARLAGTDLLASLGGDEFAVLLTADRAAARDTEQIADDLLAVFDRPIQVAGELRLVSARVGIAVSVDSAADVDRLMREADIALQIAKGSARTRRVRYRSELHQHAVDRIRLQMEAQDALSRREFVLNYQPIHALADGAVRGVEALVRWRHPQRGVVRPDQFIPLVEASGLIVPLGRWILSQACVSGAGWQRLTGRALQINVNVSVRQFMLGDVVADVLAALERSGLPPTTLTLEMTESVLATEHDAIESQLSALRRLGVRIALDDFGTGFSSLGHLHRYPIDELKIDKMFVARIGAEDPTCLPVVRAIMAMSHGLRLSTVAEGIENDDQRSELTAMGCEFGQGFGLSRPVEEPALRALLQRRAVS from the coding sequence ATGGCCCCTGGACGCCACCGGCAGTGGCTGACCGCGCTGCGATCCTGGATGAGGGTCGGGGCGGATCAGCCGCTGCTGCCGGTGGTACGCCGAGCGTTCCTGGCCTTCCTGCTCGTCTGCCTGGTGATCATCGTCGCGCAGTGGGCGGCCGCACCGGTGGTGCCCGCTGGACGGTCGTGGCCGGTGCTGATCGCCGTCGTCGTGCTGGCGGTGCTCGCCGTACGGCTGTACCGGCGGGAACGGCCGACCATCGGCCACGACCTGCTCGCCGCTGTCGCCGTCGGTGTGGTGATCTGGTCGGTCGGGGCGCTGCCGGCCGGCGGAGTGCTGTTCGTGGGCACCGCCCTGCGGGCACTCTACGGTGGACTTCCCGGGGCGCTGCTGTCGGTCCTGTTCACCCTCACGGCGATGACCACGGGGGTGCTCGCCGCCGGTGGCTCGCCAGCCGACGTGCAGTTGGCCCAGTACGGTCCGGGCCTGCTGCTGTCGTCGTTGGCGTTGCGCCTGGTGCTGATGGCGGTGCGGCGGTACGAGGCCGGTACGGCGGCCCGGTTCGAGGCGGTCGTCCGGTCCTCGCGCGACGTGATCGTGCTGACCGACCGGGACACCACGGTCAGTTACCTGAGCCCGGCGGCGGCCGACGTCTTCGGCCTGCCCGCCGGCCTGCCCGGTGACCGGCTGCTGTCCTGGATCGTCGCGCCGGACCGGCCGGCCGCCGACGCGTGGCTGACCCGGCTGCTCGCCGAGCCCGGTGCCGCCGCCACCCTGCAGTGCCGGGTTCCCGGCCCGGGGGCCGACCCGCCGACCACGGTCGAGATCAGCGGGCAGAACCTGCTGCACGATCCGAACGTACGGGGGCTGTCGTTCGCCGTACGGGACGTCACCGAGCGGGTGCTGCTCACCGAGCGGCTGCGCCACCAGGCGTACCACGATCCGTTGACCGGGTTGGCCAACCGGGCCCTGCTCCGGGAGCGGGTGACCACGGCGCTCGGCGCGGGCAGCGACGTCGCGTTGCTGCTGCTCGACATCGACTCGTTCAAGGTGGTCAACGACGCGCTCGGCCACCATGCCGGGGACGCCCTGCTGGTCGAGGTCGCGCGACTGCTGACGGCGCGGCTGGCCGGGACCGACCTGCTCGCCAGCCTCGGCGGTGACGAGTTCGCCGTACTGCTGACGGCCGACCGGGCAGCCGCGCGCGACACCGAGCAGATCGCCGACGACCTGCTCGCGGTCTTCGACCGGCCGATCCAGGTCGCCGGCGAGCTGCGACTCGTCTCGGCCCGGGTCGGCATCGCGGTCAGTGTCGACAGCGCCGCCGACGTCGACCGACTGATGCGCGAGGCAGACATCGCGCTGCAGATCGCCAAGGGATCGGCGCGGACCCGGCGGGTACGCTACCGCTCCGAACTGCACCAGCACGCGGTCGACCGGATCCGGCTGCAGATGGAGGCGCAGGACGCGCTGTCGCGGCGCGAGTTCGTCCTCAACTACCAGCCGATCCACGCGTTGGCCGACGGTGCCGTGCGTGGGGTGGAGGCACTGGTCCGGTGGCGCCACCCACAGCGGGGCGTCGTGCGACCGGACCAGTTCATCCCGTTGGTCGAGGCCAGTGGACTGATCGTGCCGCTTGGTCGCTGGATCCTGAGCCAGGCGTGCGTCAGCGGAGCCGGTTGGCAACGGCTCACCGGCCGGGCGCTGCAGATCAACGTCAATGTCAGCGTCCGCCAGTTCATGCTGGGCGACGTGGTCGCCGACGTGCTGGCCGCGCTGGAACGCTCCGGCCTGCCGCCGACGACGCTGACCCTGGAGATGACCGAGAGCGTCCTGGCCACCGAGCACGACGCGATCGAGTCGCAGCTGTCCGCGCTGCGCCGCCTCGGCGTCCGGATCGCCCTCGACGACTTCGGTACGGGTTTCAGCTCCCTCGGCCACCTGCACCGGTACCCGATCGACGAGCTGAAGATCGACAAGATGTTCGTGGCCCGGATCGGTGCCGAGGACCCGACCTGCCTGCCGGTGGTCCGGGCGATCATGGCGATGAGTCACGGGCTGCGGTTGAGCACGGTGGCCGAGGGCATCGAGAACGACGACCAACGTAGCGAGTTGACCGCGATGGGGTGCGAGTTCGGTCAGGGCTTCGGCTTGTCCCGGCCGGTGGAGGAGCCTGCCCTACGGGCGCTGCTGCAGCGCCGCGCCGTCTCCTGA
- a CDS encoding NAD(P)/FAD-dependent oxidoreductase has translation MATTDHPADTYDGIIIGAGQHGLILGTYLARAGLRVLLVERRLRHGGGLSTEERTLPGFQHNLHSINHFSVTSTPWFRDLGLSARVRYLTPRYEFAQPHRDGSALVFSRDLDETLASIGRFSKADADTFREWNAKAEEMTQRIFLRERFSEPLSPDDRDELLGRTALGRDFLELTRRQPGEVVEELFTDERVKVLFLFKLSLFGTVLHETLGTHSPLGSLIRAFDLTTGYELCAGGSWNLARGLMEEFIAAGGHFVNQAHVERIVVEGGRATGIELADGRSMRARQFVASTLDLHQTLETLIGRDQLPADHLARLDTFHYTGWTLFGLHLALDEAPAYTSAAFDPHVNGALKYNIGSETIASLMAAHDDVDNGRVPTNVQFGAGALSVLDPSQAPPGKHTAYAWHVVPWAPDGDHENLRRVQGDMAASIMDRWREYAPNLTDATVLGSYTYTAYEYAQELINMRHGDIFMGALSADQVLHNHFGYRTPLPNLYLAGSACHPNGAISGGAGYIAAGVIARDLGIEPWWQPMDARTELSRLGDG, from the coding sequence GTGGCGACCACTGACCACCCGGCCGACACCTACGACGGCATCATCATCGGGGCGGGCCAGCACGGCCTGATCCTCGGCACCTACCTGGCCCGGGCCGGATTGCGGGTACTCCTGGTCGAGCGACGGCTGCGCCACGGCGGTGGGCTGAGCACCGAGGAGCGGACCCTGCCCGGCTTCCAGCACAACCTGCACTCGATCAACCACTTCAGCGTCACCTCGACGCCGTGGTTCCGCGACCTGGGGCTGTCCGCCCGGGTGCGCTACCTGACCCCACGGTACGAGTTCGCCCAACCGCACCGCGACGGCAGCGCACTGGTCTTCTCCCGCGACCTGGACGAGACGCTGGCCAGCATCGGCCGGTTCAGCAAGGCCGACGCCGACACGTTCCGGGAGTGGAACGCCAAGGCGGAGGAGATGACCCAGCGGATCTTCCTGCGCGAGCGGTTCAGTGAGCCACTGAGCCCGGACGACCGCGACGAGCTGCTCGGCCGTACCGCGTTGGGCCGTGACTTCCTGGAGCTGACCCGGCGGCAACCCGGCGAGGTGGTCGAGGAGCTGTTCACCGACGAACGGGTCAAGGTGCTGTTCCTGTTCAAGTTGTCGCTGTTCGGCACGGTGCTGCACGAGACGCTCGGCACGCACAGCCCGCTCGGCTCACTGATCCGCGCCTTCGACCTGACCACCGGCTACGAGCTGTGCGCCGGCGGCAGCTGGAACCTGGCCCGCGGGCTGATGGAGGAGTTCATCGCCGCCGGTGGACACTTCGTGAACCAGGCGCACGTCGAGCGGATCGTCGTCGAGGGCGGCCGGGCCACCGGTATCGAGCTCGCCGACGGGCGCTCGATGCGGGCCCGGCAGTTCGTCGCCAGCACCCTGGACCTGCACCAGACCCTGGAGACGTTGATCGGCCGCGACCAGCTGCCCGCCGACCACCTGGCCCGGCTGGACACGTTCCACTACACCGGCTGGACGCTGTTCGGCCTGCACCTGGCTCTCGACGAGGCCCCGGCGTACACCTCGGCGGCCTTCGACCCGCACGTGAACGGGGCGCTGAAGTACAACATCGGTTCGGAGACCATCGCCAGCCTGATGGCCGCACACGACGACGTGGACAACGGTCGGGTGCCAACCAACGTCCAGTTCGGCGCCGGGGCGCTGAGCGTGCTCGACCCGAGCCAGGCACCGCCGGGCAAACACACCGCGTACGCCTGGCACGTGGTCCCGTGGGCACCCGACGGCGACCACGAGAACCTGCGCCGCGTGCAGGGTGACATGGCCGCATCGATCATGGACAGGTGGCGGGAGTACGCGCCCAACCTGACCGACGCCACCGTGCTGGGCTCGTACACCTACACCGCGTACGAGTACGCGCAGGAACTGATCAACATGCGGCACGGCGACATCTTCATGGGGGCACTCAGTGCCGATCAGGTGCTGCACAACCACTTCGGCTACCGCACCCCGCTGCCGAACCTCTACCTGGCCGGCTCGGCCTGCCACCCCAACGGGGCGATCAGCGGCGGCGCCGGGTACATCGCCGCCGGGGTGATCGCCCGCGACCTGGGCATCGAGCCGTGGTGGCAGCCGATGGACGCCCGTACCGAACTGTCCCGGCTCGGCGATGGCTGA
- a CDS encoding acetyl-CoA C-acetyltransferase has translation MSPRDSATTQAVIVAAARSPIGRARKGSLVTLRPDDLAVEITRAALAQVPALDPAQVQDVLLGCAQPAGEHGHNLARMVAVGLGLDDTPGTTVHRYCASSVQTTRMAFHAIRAGEGDVFISAGVEMVSRYDAGKSDNLPGTRNPRYAAAGARSAARAAGDGGPWQDPRESGSPPDPYVAMGETAENVAQRYGVSRADQDEFAVRSQNLAEKAIADGLYARDITPVTLPDGTVVDRDDSPRPGVRLTSVAALDPVFRPDGTVTAGNCCPLNDGAAALVVTSAARAAELGVTPLARIVATGVSALSPEIMGLGPVEATRQALRHAGLSIDDIDLVEINEAFAAQVLPCVRLLGLDLDRVNVNGGAIALGHPFGMTGARITTSLIRALRERDRQFGLVTMCAAGGQGMAMVIERAS, from the coding sequence ATGTCGCCCCGAGACTCCGCCACCACGCAGGCCGTGATCGTCGCCGCCGCCCGCTCGCCGATCGGTCGGGCGCGCAAGGGCTCGCTCGTCACGCTGCGCCCCGACGACCTCGCCGTGGAGATCACCCGGGCCGCGTTGGCGCAGGTGCCCGCCCTGGATCCGGCGCAGGTGCAGGACGTCCTGCTCGGGTGTGCCCAGCCGGCCGGTGAACACGGCCACAACCTGGCCCGCATGGTCGCCGTCGGGCTGGGTCTGGACGACACCCCCGGCACCACCGTCCACCGGTACTGCGCCTCGTCGGTGCAGACCACCCGGATGGCCTTCCACGCGATCCGGGCCGGGGAGGGCGACGTCTTCATCTCCGCCGGGGTGGAGATGGTCTCCCGGTACGACGCCGGTAAATCGGACAATTTGCCGGGCACCCGTAATCCGCGCTACGCCGCCGCTGGTGCCCGCAGCGCGGCGCGCGCCGCCGGCGACGGTGGGCCGTGGCAGGACCCACGCGAGTCCGGGTCGCCGCCGGACCCGTACGTCGCGATGGGGGAGACTGCCGAGAACGTCGCCCAGCGGTACGGGGTGAGCCGGGCCGACCAGGACGAGTTCGCGGTGCGCAGCCAGAATCTGGCGGAGAAGGCGATCGCCGACGGGCTCTACGCCCGCGACATCACCCCGGTGACGTTGCCCGACGGCACGGTCGTCGACCGTGACGACAGCCCACGTCCCGGCGTCCGGCTGACGTCGGTGGCCGCGCTCGATCCGGTGTTCCGCCCGGACGGCACGGTGACCGCCGGAAACTGCTGTCCGCTCAACGACGGTGCCGCCGCGTTGGTGGTGACGAGTGCCGCCCGTGCCGCCGAGTTGGGTGTCACCCCGCTGGCCCGGATCGTGGCCACCGGGGTCTCCGCGCTCAGCCCGGAGATCATGGGGCTCGGCCCGGTGGAGGCGACACGGCAGGCGTTGCGCCATGCCGGGCTGAGCATCGACGACATCGACCTGGTGGAGATCAACGAAGCCTTCGCTGCCCAGGTGCTGCCCTGTGTGCGGCTGCTCGGCCTCGACCTCGACCGGGTGAACGTCAACGGTGGGGCGATCGCGTTGGGCCATCCGTTCGGGATGACCGGTGCCCGGATCACCACCAGTCTGATCCGGGCGCTGCGCGAGCGCGACCGGCAGTTCGGGCTGGTCACCATGTGCGCGGCCGGAGGACAGGGGATGGCGATGGTGATCGAGCGGGCGAGCTGA
- a CDS encoding FAD-dependent monooxygenase → MTASDGQTDEFIVVGGGIGGLGTALALARTGRQVRVLERAAAFGEVGAGIQLAPNATRLLREWGLLDRLIAAGLAPRHLVLADARTGRELNRLDLTGPFTERYLAPYVVAHRRDLLDLLLAGAAEAGAVLEPGREVTAIRPGPDAVEIDCAGGQRHRARAVVAADGLHSRFRALVSADEPECSGYVAYRGAIPIEQASRTADLSDVVAFIGPGLHFVQYALRGGRYYNQVAVFRSERHRQGDPDWGGPAELQEAFSRACPHVRTAVQAIRTDQRWPMYDRTPIDNWVHGGRVTLLGDAAHPMLQYLAQGACQALEDAAALAAAVTRHLPAGPIGADAPVHLALREFVGERAPRTARVQRNARTWGDIWHADGVAAALRDDALTHRGPTDYRSTDWLFGHTAAQRGSSPTANHTASPAASPAASPAASPAARASAATAADAPTAAPTTSRDEAR, encoded by the coding sequence TTGACGGCCAGCGACGGGCAGACCGACGAGTTCATCGTGGTCGGTGGCGGCATCGGCGGGCTCGGCACCGCACTCGCCCTGGCCCGCACCGGACGGCAGGTCCGGGTGTTGGAACGGGCCGCCGCCTTCGGCGAGGTCGGTGCCGGCATCCAGCTCGCCCCCAACGCCACCCGGCTGCTGCGCGAGTGGGGCCTGCTCGACCGGTTGATCGCCGCCGGGCTCGCGCCCCGACACCTGGTGCTCGCCGACGCCCGCACCGGCCGGGAACTGAACCGGCTCGACCTCACCGGGCCGTTCACCGAGCGCTACCTGGCCCCGTACGTCGTCGCGCACCGCCGCGACCTGCTCGACCTGTTGCTCGCCGGGGCAGCCGAGGCCGGCGCGGTGCTCGAACCCGGCCGTGAGGTGACCGCGATCCGACCGGGCCCGGACGCCGTCGAGATCGACTGCGCCGGCGGGCAGCGCCACCGGGCCCGGGCGGTCGTCGCCGCCGACGGCCTGCACTCCCGGTTCCGTGCCCTGGTCAGCGCCGACGAGCCGGAATGCAGCGGCTACGTCGCCTACCGGGGGGCCATCCCGATCGAGCAGGCCAGCCGGACCGCCGACCTGTCCGACGTGGTCGCCTTCATCGGCCCCGGCCTGCACTTCGTGCAGTACGCCCTGCGCGGCGGCAGGTACTACAACCAGGTCGCGGTGTTCCGCAGCGAGCGGCACCGGCAGGGTGACCCCGACTGGGGCGGCCCGGCCGAGCTGCAGGAGGCGTTCTCCCGGGCCTGCCCGCACGTGCGGACCGCCGTCCAGGCGATCCGGACCGACCAGCGGTGGCCGATGTACGACCGGACACCGATCGACAACTGGGTGCACGGCGGCCGGGTCACCCTGCTCGGCGACGCCGCCCACCCGATGCTGCAGTACCTGGCCCAGGGTGCCTGCCAGGCGCTGGAGGACGCCGCCGCGCTCGCCGCCGCCGTCACCCGGCACCTGCCCGCCGGGCCGATCGGAGCCGACGCGCCGGTCCACCTCGCACTGCGGGAGTTCGTCGGCGAACGCGCACCCCGCACCGCCCGGGTACAGCGCAACGCCCGGACCTGGGGCGACATCTGGCACGCCGACGGCGTCGCCGCCGCGCTACGCGACGACGCGCTGACCCATCGTGGACCGACCGACTACCGGTCAACCGACTGGCTCTTCGGCCACACCGCCGCCCAGCGCGGCTCCTCCCCCACCGCGAACCACACCGCGAGCCCCGCTGCGAGCCCCGCCGCGAGCCCCGCCGCGAGCCCCGCCGCACGCGCCAGCGCCGCCACGGCGGCGGACGCGCCGACCGCCGCCCCGACGACGAGCCGAGACGAGGCGCGATGA
- a CDS encoding 3-oxoacyl-ACP reductase family protein, with amino-acid sequence MADRLAGRVAIVTGGGQGLGRAFAHRLAADGARVVVADRNTEAATAVAAEIGADALAVEVDVADPDSVAAMVRRGTDVFGGIDVLVNNAAIFSTLAMRPFDQIDPAEWDLVMAVNVRGPFLCTRAVAPVMRRAGYGKVVNISSATVWIGRPHYLHYVTSKAALIGMTRALATELGPAGVRVNAITPGATRTEIPRATVTPEQEAAIVAGQAIKQRQVPADLVGVVAFLAGPDSDFITGQTVNVDGGAAFH; translated from the coding sequence ATGGCTGACCGGCTGGCCGGCCGGGTGGCCATCGTCACCGGCGGCGGACAGGGGCTCGGTCGGGCCTTCGCGCACCGGCTGGCCGCCGACGGCGCGCGCGTCGTGGTGGCCGACCGCAACACCGAGGCGGCCACCGCCGTCGCCGCCGAGATCGGTGCCGACGCGCTCGCCGTCGAGGTCGACGTGGCCGACCCGGACAGCGTCGCAGCGATGGTCCGGCGCGGCACCGACGTGTTCGGCGGAATCGACGTCCTGGTCAACAACGCGGCGATCTTCTCCACCCTGGCGATGCGCCCGTTCGACCAGATCGACCCGGCCGAGTGGGACCTGGTGATGGCGGTCAACGTGCGCGGACCGTTCCTGTGTACCCGGGCGGTCGCGCCGGTGATGCGGCGGGCCGGCTACGGCAAGGTGGTCAACATCTCGTCGGCCACGGTGTGGATCGGCCGACCGCACTACCTGCACTACGTCACCTCGAAGGCGGCGCTGATCGGGATGACCCGGGCGCTGGCCACCGAGCTGGGCCCGGCCGGCGTACGGGTCAACGCGATCACCCCCGGCGCCACCCGGACCGAGATCCCACGGGCCACCGTCACCCCGGAGCAGGAGGCGGCGATCGTCGCCGGCCAGGCGATCAAGCAGCGGCAGGTGCCGGCCGATCTGGTCGGCGTCGTCGCCTTCCTGGCCGGGCCGGACAGCGATTTCATCACCGGGCAGACGGTCAACGTCGACGGCGGTGCGGCATTCCACTGA
- a CDS encoding aldehyde dehydrogenase family protein, with product MIPDPGHDWRLLIDGQFVRAGDGGTTPTRSPATGAVLGRAPAATVADVDRAVRAGHAAQPQWAATPPRQRAAVLRAMADVLRAHRAELGHLDAADGGNPVTAMTADVDLAAELLERFADWADQLGGRTLPGGEDHLHYTTRRPYGVVARIVPYNHPVMFAASRVAAPLLAGNAVVLKAPDQTPLSALRFGELVADLLPAGVLAVLTGDGATVGPALVGHPLVRRIAFTGSTGTGQAVLRTAAAHGVKQVSLELGGKNPMVILADADVAAASAGAVAGMNFHWTGGQSCGSTSRLLVHRSLVDEVVERVVAGTRAVQVGDPLDPETEMGTMVSAAHRDRIAGFLRQGRDAGLTLATGGGLPPGPGAYVEPTVFVDVPPDSPLAREEIFGPVLCVTPFDDEREALRMVNDSPYGLTASVWTGDVGRAHRWARAVDAGYVWINTASRHFAGLPFGGVKDSGLGSEESVEELHSFTQPKSVTVHLGPTNDPRGGDRGDH from the coding sequence ATGATTCCCGACCCCGGACACGACTGGCGACTGCTGATCGACGGGCAGTTCGTCCGTGCCGGCGACGGCGGGACGACCCCGACCCGGTCACCAGCCACCGGCGCGGTGCTCGGCCGGGCACCCGCCGCCACCGTCGCCGACGTCGACCGGGCCGTACGGGCCGGGCACGCCGCGCAGCCACAATGGGCGGCCACCCCGCCCCGGCAGCGGGCCGCCGTGCTGCGGGCGATGGCCGACGTACTGCGCGCGCACCGCGCCGAACTCGGTCACCTCGACGCGGCCGACGGCGGTAACCCCGTCACCGCGATGACCGCCGACGTCGACCTCGCCGCCGAACTGCTGGAGCGCTTCGCGGACTGGGCCGATCAGTTGGGTGGCCGGACCCTGCCCGGCGGCGAGGACCACCTGCACTACACCACCCGACGGCCGTACGGCGTGGTCGCCCGGATCGTGCCGTACAACCATCCGGTCATGTTCGCCGCCTCCCGGGTCGCGGCGCCGCTGCTGGCCGGCAACGCCGTGGTGCTCAAGGCCCCCGACCAGACACCGCTGTCCGCGTTGCGCTTCGGCGAACTGGTCGCCGACCTGCTGCCGGCCGGGGTGCTGGCGGTGCTCACCGGCGACGGCGCCACCGTCGGACCGGCACTGGTCGGCCACCCGCTGGTGCGGCGGATCGCGTTCACCGGTAGCACCGGCACCGGCCAGGCGGTGCTGCGCACCGCTGCCGCGCACGGCGTCAAACAGGTGTCGCTGGAGCTGGGCGGCAAGAACCCGATGGTGATCCTGGCCGACGCCGACGTGGCCGCCGCCAGCGCCGGCGCGGTCGCCGGGATGAACTTCCACTGGACCGGCGGGCAGTCGTGCGGCTCCACCTCCCGACTGCTGGTGCACCGATCACTCGTCGACGAGGTGGTCGAGCGGGTGGTGGCCGGCACCCGCGCCGTACAGGTCGGGGATCCACTCGACCCGGAAACCGAGATGGGCACCATGGTCTCCGCCGCCCACCGGGACCGGATCGCCGGATTCCTGCGGCAGGGCCGTGACGCCGGGCTGACCCTGGCCACCGGCGGCGGTCTGCCGCCCGGTCCCGGCGCGTACGTCGAACCCACCGTCTTCGTCGACGTGCCGCCGGACAGCCCGTTGGCCCGCGAGGAGATCTTCGGGCCGGTGCTCTGCGTCACCCCGTTCGACGACGAGCGGGAGGCACTGCGGATGGTCAACGACTCCCCGTACGGACTGACCGCCAGCGTGTGGACCGGCGACGTCGGTCGGGCGCACCGCTGGGCCCGGGCGGTCGACGCCGGCTACGTGTGGATCAACACCGCGTCCCGGCACTTCGCCGGCCTGCCGTTCGGCGGGGTCAAGGACTCCGGCCTCGGCAGCGAGGAGAGCGTCGAGGAACTGCACTCGTTCACCCAGCCAAAGTCGGTCACCGTCCACCTGGGGCCGACGAACGATCCACGAGGAGGCGACCGTGGCGACCACTGA